A region of the Halosolutus amylolyticus genome:
AAAGTGAGGAGGACTAACATTTCACAAATACCTTCTTTACAAGTCGGTCGGAACTTTTCGTCTATGTCGGAAGCAGAAGCAGACAAGATAGAGCGATTCACAAGTCGTGTTGAGGAAGAGGCCGGTCACGAAATCTGGGTTGACCAAGAATTGGGTGACGATCTCGGCTGGTTTATGGTCGAGACCCAGATCGAACTCCAAGGTAGATCCTTTGATGCGGAAGTAGATTTTAACTTGTCTGAATCAGAGGTCTCTCTGCTGTACGCCGAGATCACTATCGACCCAAGCGACGAAGAAGAGGAAACAGTACTCGATGAGGAAGCGGAACGTATTGACTGGGGTGACGACTACGTGTTGTACGAGCTTTACCCGACCGAGTCCAAGGTTAAAGAGGTTGTCGACGAGCTGCGTGCGGTGCACTCTGAGATCTTCTGCTGAGTTCGGGACGCTTACTGGGACTCGTGTTAAAATACAGCTATGTTTTCAGCACATCGCTGGACCCCATCACTTCCAGAGGGGTTCGACAGGCCGTGCGAATACGTGATGGTGTTCTATACAGTTCAGTTTGGTGGCAAGGTTCATCAGGGAGGGGTTTGTCGTAGAACGCATGTCTGTAACGACAGGGAAATTCGACTTGAATATGGAGGAGGTCCTTGAAGCGTGGGGACCGTCTGACGCGTTACGAGAGATCATTGCGAACGCTCTTGACGAAGCTAGCCTTACGGGTACAACTGAGCCTGATCTCTATGAAGATGACGAGGGTCGGTGGCACGTTCGGGACTATGGCCGCGGTCTCCAGTACGAGCATTTCACGCAATCCGAAAACGAAGAGAAGCTGGCCAAGCCTGATGAGGTGATCGGGAAATTTGGTGTTGGACTCAAAGACGCTATTGCGACGTTCCACCGGCATGGAATTGACGTTACGATCCATTCGGCACACAATATTTTCACTGTTGAAGAGGCTCCTAAGCACGGGTTCGAGGAAATCGAAACGCTCCACGTTGATATTCAAGCTCCCGAGGAGGACATTGAGGGGACGGATGTTGTACTGGCAGGTATTAGCGAGGAGTCTGTGAAAGCAGCGAAGGAGAACTTCATTCGGTACACAGACGGTGAGTTACTGGAATCTACTCGCTTCGGGGATGTGTATCGCGTTCCGGAAGGGGAATCAGCGTCCGTATACGTTACTGGGCTTCGCGTCGCAACTGAGGAAAATTTCCTGTTCAGTTACGACATTACAGCGACTACGAAGAAAATTCGTGATGCCCTCAACCGGGAGCGTTCAAATGTCGGTCGAACTGCCTACACTTCCCGCGTGAAACAGATTCTACAGGCCTGTGAATCTGGTGAGGTAGCGCAACGCCTCGTTGATGACCTTCAACGGTTCACGTCGGGTGAGACACATGATGAGCTTGGGTGGAAGCCAATCCAGGTGCATGCTGTGAAGGTTCTTAACGCGAAGAAGGACGTGGTCTTGGCAACCACGGATGAACAAGCACGTCATCGAGACCTGTTGGATCACGCTGAGAACGATGGGTATCAAGTTGTGACGATTCCCGATCGTATTCAGCCAGATGTAGAATCGGAGACTGACACTGACGGAAACGAGATTCGGGGGGTCGATTTGTACTCAACTGAGTATGAGGAGAGTTTCTCGTTCGAGTTCGTGGATGAGGACTCGATGACTGATCAGGAGTTAGCTGTCTGGGAGTTGCGGGAGCCGGTGTTCGATATTATTTCGTGCCCACCTGACTACTCAGTTCGTGTCTCAGAAACACTTCGAGCAACAGATGGGGATAACACGATGGGCGTCCATCAACCGGCAGAGAAACAAATTGTGCTCCGACGATCAGTCCTTGACGATCCAGAGGAGTTCATCGGAACGCTCCTTCACGAGCTTGCTCATACTCGCACACCGTTCCCTGATCAAACACGCGAATTCGAACGTGTCCTTAGCGATTTCCTCGGGACTGTTGGGTATGAGGCAGTCCATAGAACCAATTAAACAGGAGCATTCCTCGACGGTCACTTCAGAGGTCTATTGATTGCTTGATTGCTGGGGCGTACACGTTGGTGAAGTGGTGTTGGAGTGTGGTGAAGTGTTCGTCGAGAGCTTCGGAGTCAGTGAGCGGGATAGCGACAATCCCGGGGGCGTGTTTTTGTGGGCTGTACCACTGGTCGTCGTAGAATCGAATGTCAGACCAACTGTCGTCGGCAGTAGTGGCGTTGCGGACGGTGTCGTACACGGTTTGGGAGCCGTTCTGGAGTTTGTACTGGACGTACGCGTACGCGCCATCATCGGTTGGTGCGTCGTCGATCGTGTCCGGTGTGACCCATTCGACGCCGACGTTGAGTTTCGTGTTGGCGTCGGGGGCGGCGTCGTGTCTGATTGGGGCTTCGGTGCGGATCGTGGCGAGCGTCGCGGTGTATTCGGGGCCGAGTGCTTTGTCGCGGAAGGTGACGTCGGTGTCGTACCCGGCGCTGCGCAGCATTTCGCGGCCGGTCGTTTCGAGCGTGTCGAGGAGCGTGGTTTCGAAGTCGTGAGCGAGTTGCCGTGCTTTCAGGTACCGGTCGGTTTCGAGGCCGGTTGTGATGATGTCGTCACTCATTGGTGTTGGTGGTGAGGTAGGCGTACTGGTCGGTGAGCGGTGTGTGCCGGAGCCGGGTTTGATCGGTGAACCCCGTGGTTCCGGACGTAGCGTTCGTGATGAGAGGGGCGGGTGCGAATTGGCAGAGAACGGTTTCGATAATGGTGATGAACGAGTACGCGCTCGCTTGCCAGTGCGGTGTTGCAGTCGTGTCTGTGAGGAGTGTCTGCCGGAGACTATGACTGATGTCACGCCAGTACAGGACGGTGACGTCCGGTTCATCAGGCTGCGTGCCTCGAAGGATCGAATGAGTCTCTCCGTCGTCGAGTTGCGATCCGGTGGTTGCCCGAAGCGCTTCGTGATTGGTTTTCGGGAGAAGCAAGTAGTGGTCCCAGGCTCGTCTCCGGTCGTGGTGTTCGATGAGTCGAGCAGTATCCGGGGTTTTCGCGTAGTTCTCGTCGTCGATCTTCACCTCGATCGAAATCCCGGTCTCGGGGTACTGAATGAGAACGTCGGCTCGACGGTCGTGCGTTGTATCCGAGCTGAGTGGGACATCACACTGGACACGAGTAGGTGATTCAGTTCCAGAGACGCCAAACAGATCGGTGGTGAAGCTCGGCGGTGCGGTATCACACAGGTGTGCGAGCCATTGTGACCAATTTTCTTCTTGTGCGGTGCGGAGTGGCCCGTCGTCACGCCACTCGGCGCACAGCGGGTCTCGATCGAAACACGTTGCACTGTCTCGCCATTGCTCGTTCAACGATTCGAACAAGGCTTCCAAGTTAGCGATCGTCTCGGTATTGGTGACGCTGGCTTGTTCCCACCAGTCGTCGACGACATGCCACTGAGCCGCTTGATCAATCGGCATCCCAGTCTCCTCGTTGTATTGCTAGCAGACTCATTCGTGCAACAGTATCCGTATGAGATGCCTTAACATTCCTGTTCAACAGGAGAGCTGATAGAATTTCGCCATAGGGTACTGCTCGTGCTGGCATTTCATTACAAACCAGAAAGTTATGTTTTACAAGGTTGTGAATTCGCTATATGTTCGACAAGATCACCAGTTTGTTCCAGTCAGGGTCCGCTGTGCCTGATTTGATTGCAGTGCTTAATCTGGAGGAGTGGTATCTGGATCTTTCTGATAAAGAACGTCAGAAAGTCCATCAGTATAGTACGGCGTTCGGGACCGGCGGTGAAGTCAACTTGCTTGAACAGAGTGTTTCAGACACATCTCAAACGGCGCAAGAGTATCTGAAAGGCGTGGGTTCGACTGCGGCGAGCGAGAACGATTACGAGTTCGCGGAGCAGGTATTACAAACGGCGCTCAAGTTCGAAGACGGGTCGGCTACGAGCACGCACTTCACGTACACCGAACTGATCGACGTCTACTATAAGCAACGCGACGAGTGGGATGACGCTATCGAAAAGTGTATCAAGTACTGTAAGAAGGACATCGAGATCGCTGATGAGTTTGTTGCTGAGTTCGGAGACGTGCCACGAATTCCATCGTTCAAGCGACTCGCCATTATTTACGAGAAGCAAGACCAGTACGAGGAAGCACTCAACGTTTGTGATCAGGCGCTCGAAATCGGGACGACAGACGGAACGAAAGGCGGGTTCGAAGGCCGGAAAGAACGGATACGGAAGAAGATGGACTAACTCCAGGCTGTCTCTCGCCAATCAATTTCCGACTGTTACCCACGAACGTCTCGTCAGCAAATCAGATTAGTTGTCATCTCCAGCGAGGAGAGAGCGAGTGGTCAATGAGAGGTCCGCTATCACGACGACTGTAGCGACGACAAGGACGATCCATAGCGCTGAGTCCGATAGAACTCCGACGAGGACAGCAGTAGCAACGATCGCCGTGATCCCGAGAACCAGTGTCGTGAGAAGCGAACGCACCACACCCATGCTTCTATTCTTGATGCGGAGTGACTTTATCTCTTCTGCGGCTAACACATGAGAGGCCAGGTATTGACGGTAAGCAAATCTGAGAGGGAGCGACTTCCTGATTACTGGAAAACTTCGCGTTTCTGCGCGGAGAGGACGTCAAGCCTCAAGATGAATTAAAGGTGATTTGATCTATCTTCAGTGCTCGACCCTCAACGAAGTCATCAGGGAGTGCATCCCGATAGTCTTCCTCCGAGATCACTCCTGCTTTCTCAAGATCCCCAAGTAGGAAATTCAATCTACCAACAGTGACATCGTCTGATGCTTCACAAAGAACTGCGAACTGCCGTAATCCGTGGATCCACATGTCTTCATCAGCTTTGAGCGGGTGAGGAAGGAGGACACCACGAGATTCGAGGACTTTCCGGTACTTTTTCACAGTTCGTGGATCGGTGCGACCGGCACTATGCACAGCTCGCTCGATATCAGAGTGGTCAACTTCTCCTTCTGGAAGGCTAGCAAGGGTTTTTTCTATCCCTTTCCGAACTTGTGGTTCAAGATCAGTAAACGCACCCACATCAGTGCTGTGTGAGTGAGCAGCCTCATCGTGCGAGGAAAGGGACGCTGAATTGTTCATGAGTTCGAGCATTTTTTGCTGTCGTGAGTTCATTTGTTCCAGCTGCTCTTCGATACGCGCTGATCGATCGCGGTTCATGTACTCTTTCATCGCTCGTTCGACGAGTCTCCCCATCTCTCCGTGTATTCTCCCTTTCGTTTCGAGGGTGAAGTTTCGAAACTGCTCCTGGACAGTTTCATCTACCCGTACGCATAGCGGTTCTCGCTCACCCATTCAAACCACCTCTTTCGAACGATGATTGAACTTGAACGATTACAGTACGATTACGAAGTACACTGTTGCTAGTAGAATATATTACATTACAATTACGTACCAGTGCTATTCGTAGCCGGTTCCGCGAGTTGAGTTGCAAGATTCTCGCACTTTTTGAGTCCTTTCCTCGCTCCCGTCTAGCGGTTTCACTAGAAGAGAAGGAAGTCTCCCCTCCTCTTTTTCGTGGAGCGACTACACACGCACACAGCTCGTGATGCACTTTGTAGAGCGAGTCTCTGATCTGCTCCTTTACGGAGAGTTGAGGGCTGCTATATTCGTTTGAGGTGCCAATGGACATCTGAATTGATCAGGCCTAACCGCGAGTTGTTTAAAAGGGTAAGGGTTCTACGGATAATTGGGCAAAAATCTCCTCAATCTTGAAGGACTGGCGTAGAATTTATCTAAATACATATAATATTAACAAATCCTCTTGAGATAATACCGTATCTTATCAATAGATCCTCTCCCTGTCTATGGCTTCCGAATCTTTCGTTGCAATGCAAAGTCTCAGGTCGGATCCAGCAAATTAGACGATCCTATTGTCGGCTCGATTCTAAACGAGAATCGGAATAGAAGACTCAATATCGACTTCTTGATTTCGGTAGCCTGTATTTGTATACTAGCATTAGAAGAAACCGAGATGTTCGCGTCTGGAAAGGTAGTTTTCGGTAAATCCACCCGGGCTAACCCTTTTGCTTGTCTGAGGACTAGTTCTTAGTAATGAAATTAAGCCCATTTGAAACCACTACGCGTAGAGATGAGTGGCTTCGGACCGCTCCTCTCTATGGTAAATCCAGCCACCCATACTCAGAGGACCGGTACGCGTTCGAGGTCTTCCCATCATATCCAGACGAGGATACAAGCGATTGGAAACGAGTTCCAAGAGACTCAGACGAATACGAAAAGCGTTCTTTTAAATTCAATATTGAGAAGGCGAACGTTTGGTCGGACTACATACTGGTGCTCAACACGTATAATCGACCAACGTTACGATGGTACTCATGTGAGGCCTTCAAAGACGAGTTCTTATACGATCCGTTAGACCCGCCCCGACCACAAGGAGTTGATCCACTCAAATGGAAAAAACTCGCTGAAAAACGTATCCGCGGTGGTATCGATCGAACCCCGATGCGTCTCGATACTGATAAACGAACATTCCTCCAGCGACTTGTAAAACTCTGGAACGGAGACGTCGTATGCGGTGTCCATCTCCTGTGGGATCAATGTCCAAGTATCCATCAGCTCACTAAAGATCTTGATGAGGATCGTCTCAACCGCCTCTACTACGATACCACTATCGACCGGGAAATCCTTCTCACATACCGTGATGCATGTTGGTTCGACCTTGAGACCGAGTTTTTAAAACCAACCGCTCTGTTTCGAAAACGAGTCTGGTACGATCTCACTCAGAAATGCCGTCTCCTCATCAATGGTCGGTCAGAATTCCCTGACCTCAAGGGCGGTCCGCTTGAAGGATTAGTTCACCGAGTGACAGTCGGTCTCGTCGCTCTCAAAAACACCTTAGAAGGAAACGAAGTCCGGCCGTATTTGGACACTTCTGAATACGTCGTTGACCTCGTGAGTAGAGATCCTGAGGGGCAAGTCTACACGTACGAGATCATGACCGATCACAACAACAGAGAACTCTATAGAAAGACGTATGAGAAATTGAAAGTGCTGGATCAACACGGTAAGAAAACGATCGCTGTCTTTGACTCGCGGGAAACTGCTTACAAGGTATTCAATTACTGGCACAACCAGGGTCTCGGTGTCCTTCCTAACGGGCCATTCAAATCAGATTATAGTGTTGAGAACGGCCGAAACCAAATACAGGATGCATACGAGAGCGAGACTCATGAGTGGGCAGTAGCTGACTGGACAACGACGTGGAAACTCAAACAACAAACACTCAGCTCAAACAGCATAGATCTCAACCGAGAACAAGTATTATCACTAGATTGGTAGATTATTGTTCCGGAGGTGTTTGTCTAACTTCTCTAAATGGGGTACGGTACACTAGTTATACTGGTTTTTTCTCAAGGGGTAATTCTATCGTTTTCTGGGCTTAGACCCGATTCCGGAGTGGAATTCCCCTCCGGAATCAAATCAGCGAGAATTGCCTATGATAGAATAGAGATAAATTGAATTCCACAATGCGTTATGCGAAATCGATAGGCAGGACGGCGGAGCGGTGCAATTGAATATCACTATGATCTCTTCGAAAGTCACAACCGGCAGTTAGCAATCGTGCTCGTATCCACGCGGAAAAATACGACGCTAAATTAATGAATAATAGGGTGGTCTATTGATATTGACAATGAAATCTTCGAAACCGCTAGCTACCTCCATCAATTGAAATCCACAATGGAGAATTCGAATTCAATAGCTGTCGCTACAATCGTGCACGAGACTGGTTCCTACGAACTCTATGACATCAACCATCCGAAATCTCGGTGATAGTACCGCTGGCTACTACTTCCGGAGGTTCCGTATCAGTGACTACGTTGTTCCACCGGTGAATTGCTGGAGATAACCCCAATTGATCGACGCAACGAAATCTTCGAAATCAATAGCATGCACTCTATTCGGCGCTGAATCCGTAAGATTCTGGAACTCAGGGAAATAGATCCGAACTCCTCTCAGGGCAGAGTTTTAAATACACCCCGATCAGAAAAAGTGTGAACCGATGACAAAACCAACTCAAGCGACAGACGACTCTCATACAGGGTCCGTCCGTTCCGTACGCGATCTCCCACCCTGGAATGGACCCTTCGTACTTAGTCAAAACATCAAGATCGGAGAACAATTTATAGTGGAAGCCCTCTACCGCGATCCAGATCCAACCCCACCTGAACTACACGATCCGGAAATAAATTGGGAGGCAGTCAACATCATCATCGAGACCGAAACGAGTGAGATCCCTGCAATCATGATGACAGGCTACGTCCGGTACCCACTCCGTTTCGAACCCGGTGATAAAATCGAGCAAATGAAAGTCGAATGGACTGGTCGTCGTTGGAAAAAGCGGTTCGAAAAGACAGCAGGACGGAGGTAGTGTACAGTCATGTCCACACATGTAGACGTGTCCATCAAGGAAGACGAAAAATCAGTGGATGAGTTCTGGAAAGCCGGAGAGCGAGTGGATGACTCACGGGAGGTCGAGAAGTCCCTGGATGAGTTACGGACAGCCAAAATCACTCGAACAGAGGAACAGGGGGTCATTGGTGTCCCTGTCTTCTTTACACTAGAACATCTCGAACGCCAGGGCATTGACCCTACCGAAACCGACCACATCGTCGTTCGAATCGAGAAGGGCTTCATTCTCTTTGAACCGCTTGATAGAGACGACTG
Encoded here:
- a CDS encoding ATP-binding protein, which gives rise to MSVTTGKFDLNMEEVLEAWGPSDALREIIANALDEASLTGTTEPDLYEDDEGRWHVRDYGRGLQYEHFTQSENEEKLAKPDEVIGKFGVGLKDAIATFHRHGIDVTIHSAHNIFTVEEAPKHGFEEIETLHVDIQAPEEDIEGTDVVLAGISEESVKAAKENFIRYTDGELLESTRFGDVYRVPEGESASVYVTGLRVATEENFLFSYDITATTKKIRDALNRERSNVGRTAYTSRVKQILQACESGEVAQRLVDDLQRFTSGETHDELGWKPIQVHAVKVLNAKKDVVLATTDEQARHRDLLDHAENDGYQVVTIPDRIQPDVESETDTDGNEIRGVDLYSTEYEESFSFEFVDEDSMTDQELAVWELREPVFDIISCPPDYSVRVSETLRATDGDNTMGVHQPAEKQIVLRRSVLDDPEEFIGTLLHELAHTRTPFPDQTREFERVLSDFLGTVGYEAVHRTN
- a CDS encoding tetratricopeptide repeat protein, yielding MFDKITSLFQSGSAVPDLIAVLNLEEWYLDLSDKERQKVHQYSTAFGTGGEVNLLEQSVSDTSQTAQEYLKGVGSTAASENDYEFAEQVLQTALKFEDGSATSTHFTYTELIDVYYKQRDEWDDAIEKCIKYCKKDIEIADEFVAEFGDVPRIPSFKRLAIIYEKQDQYEEALNVCDQALEIGTTDGTKGGFEGRKERIRKKMD